TTTCTCGTTGGTCGAGGCCGACACCAGCGTGACGCCCCGCATGTCGTCAATCACCTGGGCGTAAATGTGATTGAGCGAGCGATACACGTTCAGCCGCGGACGCTCGGCGGTGCCCAGCATGCGCCTGCGAATGCGCTCGTGCACGCGGGTACGAACGACGTTCTTGGATTCCTTCGAGATCATAAAATCGCTCTTCGCTTTTGGCTCTTAGCTATCGGCTCTTCGCTCAAGCCAATGGCCGTTGTTCCTGTTCCCCTGGTGCATCGGTCAAGCAGGGATCCTTCGACTCCGCCCGCCGCGGCGGGCCTCGCTCAGGATGACGCCTTACTTGGCTCCCGTCTTGCCGACCTTCTTCTTCAGCCGCTCGCCGGCGTAGCGCACGCCCTTGTTCTTGTACGGGTCGGGCGGACGCAGGCCGCGCATTTCGGCGGCAACCTGGCCGACCTTCTGCCGGTCGGCGCCGGTGATGGTCAGGCGCGTCTGCTTCGCGTCCACCGCGACCTCGATGCCGGAAGGCAGCGGGTACTCGATGGGATGCGAGTAGCCGAGCGTGAACACCACGGTCTGCTTGCCCTTCATCTCGGCGCGGTAGCCGATGCCGACGATTTCCAGCTCGCGCGTCCAGCCTCGGGTGACGCCTTCGACGGCGTTGTTCACCAGCGCCCGTGCCAGGCCGTGCAGCGCGGCCTGCGAGTCGTTCTCGCGCTTGGCCACCAGGTGGCCGTTCTCCTGCGCCATCTGGATGCCGCGCGGAAGCTCGGTTTCGAGCTTTCCCTTCGGGCCCTGAACGGACACGGTGTTGCCCTGTATGGAAACCTTCACCCCTTGCGGGAGGGCAATTGGTTTTTTACCGATTCTCGACATAAATCGTTCTCAGCTCTCGGCTGTCGGCCCGCGGCTCGTTCCGCCGGCTTCCAGCAAATTCGTTGCGCGTTGCGCCAATCAGGTTCGAGCAACTTGAAACCTGAAACCTGACAC
This genomic interval from Terriglobales bacterium contains the following:
- the rplF gene encoding 50S ribosomal protein L6 translates to MSRIGKKPIALPQGVKVSIQGNTVSVQGPKGKLETELPRGIQMAQENGHLVAKRENDSQAALHGLARALVNNAVEGVTRGWTRELEIVGIGYRAEMKGKQTVVFTLGYSHPIEYPLPSGIEVAVDAKQTRLTITGADRQKVGQVAAEMRGLRPPDPYKNKGVRYAGERLKKKVGKTGAK